A part of Tardiphaga sp. vice304 genomic DNA contains:
- a CDS encoding GNAT family N-acetyltransferase, with translation MSAGRTAALAGQLRLAHPGSRIRTHAAADDEFCRSLFREERAAQFSPLDLGDGALRAMLDQQFEAQRMATTRRFPDAEAFIIAHAGRDVGRLIVTFRAGSPAASEGTASRPSDSPTLHLIDLALAPAARNCGIGSDVINSLARAGHALGAKHFTLSVLQSNEAARRLYGRLGFSTAADGVYSAMVRHLE, from the coding sequence ATGTCGGCTGGCAGAACGGCGGCACTGGCCGGTCAACTCCGGCTCGCCCACCCCGGCAGCCGCATCCGCACACATGCTGCGGCGGATGACGAATTCTGCCGGTCCCTGTTTCGCGAGGAGCGCGCCGCGCAGTTTTCGCCCCTGGACCTCGGCGACGGCGCCCTGAGGGCGATGCTCGATCAGCAATTCGAGGCGCAGCGGATGGCCACCACCCGCCGCTTTCCCGACGCCGAGGCCTTCATCATCGCCCATGCGGGGCGCGATGTCGGCCGGCTGATCGTGACATTCCGGGCCGGATCGCCCGCCGCTTCCGAGGGCACCGCCTCACGGCCGTCGGACAGCCCTACCCTGCACCTGATCGATCTTGCGCTTGCGCCGGCCGCCCGCAATTGCGGCATCGGCAGCGATGTCATCAACAGCCTGGCCCGCGCGGGACATGCCCTCGGCGCGAAGCACTTCACGCTGTCGGTGCTGCAATCCAACGAGGCGGCCCGGCGGCTCTATGGGCGACTGGGTTTCTCGA
- a CDS encoding phage tail protein, whose amino-acid sequence MSDPFIGEIQAFAFGFVPKGWALCDGSLLPIQRYSTLFSLIGSLYGGNGTTTFALPNLVGRVAISQGQGPGLVDYAIGDVLGSSTVSVTQQEMPAHLHPMQVGTTAATNSTPGPTGGSNVAIDPSFNGFIAPPSNTTFATSAVVPAGGSQSHPNVQPTLAIAYCIALQGVFPSFN is encoded by the coding sequence ATGTCCGATCCGTTCATTGGGGAAATTCAGGCGTTCGCCTTCGGCTTCGTACCGAAGGGCTGGGCCCTCTGTGACGGCAGCCTGCTGCCCATCCAGAGATACAGCACGCTGTTTTCCCTGATCGGCTCGCTCTACGGCGGCAACGGCACGACCACTTTCGCGCTGCCCAACCTGGTCGGTCGTGTCGCCATCAGTCAGGGCCAGGGGCCTGGCCTTGTCGATTATGCCATTGGCGACGTACTCGGCAGTTCGACGGTATCGGTCACACAGCAGGAGATGCCGGCCCATCTCCACCCGATGCAGGTCGGCACCACCGCTGCCACCAACAGCACGCCCGGTCCCACCGGCGGCTCCAACGTCGCCATCGATCCGAGCTTCAATGGCTTCATCGCGCCGCCGTCCAACACCACGTTTGCAACGTCGGCCGTGGTCCCGGCCGGCGGATCGCAGTCCCATCCCAACGTGCAACCGACGCTGGCGATAGCCTATTGCATCGCGCTGCAAGGCGTGTTCCCGAGTTTCAACTGA
- a CDS encoding phage tail protein codes for MSDPFVGEIRLFGFPRIPTGWVACDGAALPISEYDVLYTLITTTYGGDGVTTFCVPDLRGRVPLSQGTGRGLTTRVLGEPGGEERHTLTSGEMPSHGHALLSSTNVGTTATPGAAVHLATSSNAATQPYAPLANVTGYNVMASSIGITGDDLSHDNMMPTLTGNYCICTAGVFPQQS; via the coding sequence ATGTCTGACCCTTTTGTCGGAGAAATACGTTTGTTCGGTTTTCCGCGCATTCCGACCGGCTGGGTGGCCTGTGATGGCGCTGCTCTACCCATCTCGGAGTACGATGTACTCTACACGCTGATCACCACCACCTATGGCGGCGACGGCGTCACGACGTTCTGCGTCCCGGATCTGCGCGGTCGTGTGCCGCTATCGCAAGGTACCGGTCGCGGATTGACGACGCGCGTGCTTGGCGAACCCGGCGGTGAAGAGCGGCATACTCTGACGTCCGGCGAAATGCCGAGCCATGGCCACGCCCTGCTTTCCAGCACCAACGTCGGCACGACGGCCACGCCCGGCGCCGCGGTTCACCTCGCCACCTCCAGCAACGCCGCGACCCAACCCTACGCACCGCTGGCCAACGTCACCGGGTATAACGTCATGGCGTCTTCGATCGGTATCACCGGGGACGACCTGTCCCATGACAACATGATGCCGACGTTGACCGGCAATTATTGCATCTGCACGGCGGGCGTGTTTCCGCAGCAGAGCTAG
- a CDS encoding phage tail protein, translating to MPLTPFVGQIMPAAFGFVPRGWAACNGQILSIQQNQALFSLLGVTYGGDGRITFALPDLRGRAIVGSDFTSVAWGEIAGSETVGMTTEQLPRHTHSLQASTTAGPTGRPAPPVGKLFGVNSATSPALIFAPAGSNEVVLSSGTNVPPTGGNQPHNNMQPYLTINYVIALNGMFPSRS from the coding sequence ATGCCTTTGACGCCCTTTGTCGGACAGATCATGCCGGCAGCATTCGGGTTTGTCCCGAGAGGCTGGGCCGCCTGCAACGGCCAAATTCTATCCATCCAGCAAAACCAGGCTCTGTTCTCGCTGCTTGGCGTTACCTATGGCGGCGATGGTCGGATAACATTCGCTTTGCCCGACCTGCGCGGTCGCGCCATCGTCGGGTCCGATTTCACGTCGGTCGCCTGGGGGGAAATCGCCGGTTCGGAAACGGTAGGCATGACGACCGAGCAACTGCCGAGGCACACCCATTCCCTGCAGGCATCGACGACCGCCGGCCCTACGGGCCGCCCTGCCCCACCTGTCGGAAAACTGTTCGGGGTCAATAGCGCGACCTCGCCCGCGTTGATCTTCGCCCCGGCCGGCAGCAACGAGGTGGTGTTGTCGTCGGGGACCAACGTCCCGCCGACCGGCGGCAACCAGCCGCACAACAACATGCAGCCTTACCTCACGATCAATTACGTGATCGCGCTCAACGGAATGTTTCCGTCGCGCTCTTGA
- a CDS encoding IPT/TIG domain-containing protein: MYTTLGFDSQTGYPMVGNPGGGTPASINGGNGVVFLVTPGSTDGSVYFDYTIQLTTMGSSNSASIPLFYASQSCPLSAPCAYSLANGGNVYAITDTSYPIAVTNLPLPPTVTSLNPTSGPAAGTNSVVITGTGFTGTTGAASVKFGATNATSYVVNSATQITAVAPAGTGTVNVTVTNNAVTSATGAGTQYTYLPAPTVTALNPTSGPAGGTNSVVITGTGFTGTSGAAGVRFGATNATSYVVDSATQITAVAPAGTGVVNVTVTNNSATSATGAGNQYTYIAGPAVTALNPTSGTVAGGNSVVITGTGFTGTTGAASVRFGATNATSYVVNSATQITAVAPSGTGVVNVTVTNNSATSATGAGNQYTYVAAPTVTAVSPTAGPTSGGTSVVITGTNLSGATAVNFGATAAAGFTVNSATQITATSPAGTGTVDITVTTVGGTSAISAADQFTYVAAPTVTSIAPTSGPAAGGTSVTITGTNLSGVNAVVFGATPATGFTVDSATQITATSPAGTGTVDVRVTTVGGTSATSAADQFTYVAAPTVTSIAPTSGPTAGGTSVVMACAAVVAVIEVALATVNVVTAVPPMVTAVAPVKLLPVIVTFTGATSVTFGGTAATSFTVGSATSITATTPAHAAGAVDITVTTPGGTATGAGLYSYIVPVTTTSLASSRNPSEAGQAVTFTATVSANGAMPTGTVTFSDGGVAIGSASLTGGVAAFTTSALAIGNHTITAAYAGNANFAASTSAPLLQAVNTPQDSLKLRALQIVATRTVAQNSGSAISGAIDSAIGEGFSNGAGPMTTPGAGGVRFNFSADPDQETTTTAERTVSQRWNGDYGTAAYATRGRGGVSRGEGNRVDDAFAAIDRSFVKARAPRPPVEPKDWLLWGDIRGSGISNWHSSGPSVLYGTQVNGLLGLTHRLTPNFLVGVVGGYEVFDYRSDTLNGRLKGDGWTVGSYLGWKFAAGLRFDAAVAYTGLGYDGTAGTATGKFNGDRWLVSGGLTGSTEAYGFAIEPSARVYALWEQQNAYTDSLGTPQAERSFFTGRASTGFAVAYPWLFDAALTISPYAGIYADYYFTGDDAASVTLAGGGALTSTPFIDGWSARATGGLAARFGNGAAVAFGAELGGIGNNVQIWSFRGRGSVPF, from the coding sequence TTGTACACGACTCTCGGTTTCGACTCCCAGACCGGTTATCCGATGGTCGGCAACCCCGGCGGCGGTACGCCGGCGTCCATCAATGGCGGCAATGGCGTTGTTTTCCTGGTCACGCCGGGCTCGACCGATGGTTCTGTCTACTTCGACTACACGATTCAACTGACAACGATGGGATCATCGAACTCGGCCAGCATCCCGCTCTTCTACGCTTCGCAAAGTTGTCCGCTTAGCGCGCCCTGTGCGTATTCATTGGCAAATGGTGGCAATGTTTACGCCATTACCGATACGTCGTATCCGATAGCGGTGACGAACCTTCCGTTGCCGCCGACGGTGACGTCGCTCAACCCGACCTCCGGTCCCGCCGCCGGGACCAATTCGGTGGTGATCACCGGGACCGGTTTTACCGGCACGACCGGCGCGGCAAGCGTCAAGTTCGGCGCCACCAACGCGACGAGTTACGTAGTGAATTCGGCGACGCAGATCACCGCCGTGGCACCCGCCGGCACGGGTACGGTCAACGTCACCGTCACCAACAACGCGGTGACCTCGGCGACCGGCGCCGGCACTCAATACACCTACCTTCCGGCACCGACAGTGACGGCGCTCAATCCGACCTCCGGTCCGGCGGGCGGCACCAATTCGGTGGTGATCACCGGCACCGGCTTCACCGGTACGAGCGGAGCGGCGGGCGTCAGGTTCGGCGCCACCAATGCCACCAGCTACGTGGTGGACTCCGCGACGCAGATCACCGCCGTGGCACCTGCCGGCACGGGCGTGGTCAACGTCACCGTCACCAACAACTCGGCAACCTCGGCCACGGGTGCCGGCAACCAGTACACCTACATCGCGGGACCGGCGGTGACGGCGCTCAACCCGACCTCCGGCACGGTGGCGGGTGGCAATTCGGTCGTGATCACCGGCACCGGCTTTACAGGCACCACCGGCGCGGCGAGCGTCAGGTTCGGCGCCACCAATGCCACCAGCTACGTGGTAAACTCCGCGACGCAGATCACCGCGGTCGCACCTTCCGGCACCGGCGTGGTCAACGTCACCGTCACCAATAATTCGGCGACCTCGGCGACCGGCGCCGGCAATCAGTACACCTACGTCGCAGCGCCAACCGTGACCGCGGTCTCGCCGACGGCGGGGCCCACATCGGGCGGCACGTCGGTCGTCATCACCGGCACCAATCTCAGCGGTGCCACGGCGGTGAATTTCGGGGCTACAGCGGCGGCTGGCTTCACGGTCAACAGCGCGACCCAGATCACCGCCACGTCACCGGCCGGCACCGGTACGGTGGACATCACGGTGACCACCGTCGGCGGCACCAGTGCCATTTCGGCGGCCGATCAATTCACCTACGTCGCAGCGCCGACGGTGACGTCGATCGCGCCGACCAGCGGTCCTGCGGCGGGCGGCACGTCGGTAACTATCACCGGCACCAACCTCTCGGGCGTCAACGCGGTGGTGTTCGGCGCTACGCCTGCGACCGGCTTCACCGTCGATAGCGCCACCCAGATCACCGCGACGTCGCCGGCCGGCACCGGCACCGTCGATGTTCGCGTCACGACCGTCGGCGGCACCAGCGCGACATCTGCGGCCGACCAGTTCACCTACGTCGCGGCGCCGACGGTGACGTCGATTGCACCGACCAGCGGTCCGACCGCGGGCGGAACTTCGGTCGTCATGGCATGCGCCGCCGTTGTCGCTGTGATCGAGGTGGCGCTTGCGACGGTGAACGTGGTCACCGCCGTGCCTCCGATGGTTACGGCGGTCGCCCCGGTGAAATTGCTGCCGGTGATCGTCACATTCACCGGCGCGACCAGCGTGACCTTCGGCGGCACCGCGGCGACCAGCTTCACTGTCGGCAGCGCAACCTCGATCACCGCGACGACGCCGGCGCATGCGGCCGGCGCGGTCGATATCACGGTGACGACGCCCGGCGGCACGGCGACCGGCGCCGGCCTCTACAGCTACATTGTCCCCGTCACGACCACGTCGCTCGCCTCGTCGCGCAATCCCAGCGAGGCCGGGCAGGCGGTGACCTTCACCGCGACGGTGAGCGCCAACGGCGCGATGCCGACCGGCACGGTGACGTTCAGCGACGGCGGCGTGGCGATCGGCTCCGCATCGCTGACCGGCGGCGTCGCCGCCTTCACGACCTCGGCGCTGGCGATTGGCAACCACACCATCACCGCCGCCTATGCCGGCAACGCGAATTTCGCCGCCAGCACATCGGCGCCGCTGCTGCAGGCGGTGAACACGCCGCAGGACAGTCTGAAACTGCGCGCGCTGCAGATCGTCGCCACCCGGACGGTGGCGCAGAATTCCGGCTCGGCGATCTCCGGCGCAATCGACAGCGCGATCGGCGAAGGGTTCAGCAATGGCGCCGGCCCGATGACGACGCCCGGTGCCGGCGGCGTGCGGTTCAACTTCTCCGCCGATCCCGACCAGGAGACGACGACGACGGCAGAGCGCACCGTCAGCCAGCGCTGGAATGGCGACTACGGCACCGCCGCCTATGCCACACGAGGCCGGGGCGGCGTGTCGCGCGGCGAAGGCAACCGCGTCGATGATGCCTTCGCCGCGATCGATCGCAGCTTCGTCAAGGCCAGGGCGCCGCGGCCTCCTGTCGAACCGAAGGACTGGCTGCTGTGGGGCGACATCAGGGGCAGCGGCATCAGCAACTGGCATTCCAGCGGGCCCTCGGTGCTGTACGGCACCCAGGTCAACGGGCTGCTCGGCCTGACGCACCGGCTTACGCCGAATTTCCTGGTCGGCGTGGTCGGCGGCTACGAAGTATTCGACTATCGCTCGGACACGCTGAACGGCCGCCTCAAGGGCGACGGCTGGACCGTCGGCTCCTATCTCGGCTGGAAGTTCGCCGCCGGGCTGCGTTTCGACGCGGCCGTCGCCTATACCGGGCTGGGCTATGACGGCACGGCGGGCACCGCCACCGGCAAGTTCAACGGTGATCGCTGGCTGGTGTCGGGCGGCCTGACCGGCAGTACCGAGGCCTATGGCTTTGCGATCGAGCCCTCGGCGCGGGTCTATGCGCTGTGGGAGCAGCAGAACGCCTATACGGACTCGCTAGGCACGCCGCAGGCCGAGCGCAGCTTCTTCACCGGCCGCGCCTCGACCGGCTTCGCCGTCGCCTATCCCTGGCTGTTCGATGCCGCGCTGACGATCTCGCCCTATGCCGGCATCTACGCCGACTATTACTTCACCGGCGACGACGCCGCCTCGGTGACGCTGGCGGGCGGCGGTGCGTTGACCTCGACGCCGTTCATCGACGGCTGGTCGGCGCGAGCCACCGGCGGCCTTGCTGCGCGGTTCGGCAACGGCGCTGCGGTCGCCTTCGGCGCCGAGCTCGGCGGCATCGGCAACAACGTGCAGATCTGGAGTTTCCGCGGGCGGGGATCGGTGCCGTTCTGA
- a CDS encoding SlyX family protein — protein MLAVVLVVLGAAAVFGWLSLSDQPTDGSSAKSPASTASVGDSVAATEFVAFQAQTAASLQSATQLLASQQAELKRLSEQLAGLTARIDTLQSQLATPAPGAAPTAASSPPAAAPRAPTAPRKRPAPAPAGAISVGGAPLPGAAPAR, from the coding sequence GTGCTGGCAGTCGTGCTCGTGGTTCTCGGCGCCGCCGCGGTGTTCGGCTGGCTCAGTCTGAGCGACCAGCCCACGGATGGTTCCTCGGCCAAATCCCCCGCCTCGACCGCAAGTGTAGGCGATTCCGTCGCCGCAACGGAGTTCGTGGCGTTTCAGGCCCAGACGGCCGCCTCGCTGCAATCCGCCACGCAATTGCTGGCCAGCCAGCAGGCCGAGCTGAAACGATTGTCCGAGCAACTCGCCGGCCTCACCGCCCGGATCGATACTCTGCAGAGTCAGCTCGCCACGCCGGCGCCTGGCGCGGCCCCGACGGCTGCGTCGTCACCGCCGGCCGCTGCCCCCCGCGCGCCCACCGCGCCGCGCAAGCGCCCGGCTCCGGCTCCGGCCGGCGCCATTTCGGTCGGCGGCGCCCCACTGCCGGGCGCTGCGCCGGCACGCTGA
- a CDS encoding septal ring lytic transglycosylase RlpA family protein produces the protein MGIRESYRLRRAARAAAAVGACLALANCASSGKMSKLDPKYGVSTSPRVVAAGEPVPKGGGTYRIGKPYTVAGRTYVPEEDVNYRAEGMASWYGDAFHGRLTANGEVFDMASLTAAHPTLPIPSYARVTNISNGKSLIVRVNDRGPYHGNRLIDVSNRAADLLEFKGHGIARVRVEYVGRAPLEGSDDRQLVATLRTGEPAPSPSMVRVASARSFVPDMPTPGRVARGDVPMPEGRPYSLGHTSADVASINATSEMSASGRVRANPRMVENRRAVSYENDSRYAAPEPANERAPADEARDILSGRGLY, from the coding sequence ATGGGGATTCGTGAATCATATCGGCTGAGGCGTGCCGCACGGGCGGCTGCGGCCGTCGGTGCCTGCCTGGCGCTCGCCAATTGCGCGTCCTCAGGCAAGATGAGCAAGCTCGACCCGAAATATGGCGTTTCCACCAGCCCGCGCGTGGTTGCGGCTGGGGAACCCGTGCCGAAGGGCGGCGGCACCTATCGGATCGGCAAGCCCTATACGGTGGCCGGCCGCACCTATGTGCCGGAAGAAGACGTCAATTATCGCGCCGAAGGCATGGCCTCGTGGTATGGCGACGCTTTCCACGGCCGCCTGACCGCCAACGGCGAGGTGTTCGACATGGCCTCGCTGACCGCCGCGCATCCGACGCTGCCGATCCCGTCCTATGCGCGCGTCACCAACATCAGCAATGGCAAGTCGCTGATCGTGCGCGTCAATGACCGCGGCCCGTATCACGGCAACCGCCTGATCGACGTCTCCAACCGCGCCGCCGACCTGCTGGAATTCAAGGGCCACGGCATTGCCCGCGTGCGCGTCGAATATGTCGGCCGCGCGCCGCTGGAAGGCTCCGACGACCGCCAGCTGGTGGCCACCCTGCGCACCGGCGAGCCGGCGCCGTCGCCCTCGATGGTCCGCGTCGCCTCCGCGCGCTCCTTCGTGCCGGACATGCCGACGCCGGGTCGCGTTGCCCGCGGCGACGTTCCGATGCCCGAGGGACGGCCGTATTCGCTGGGTCACACCTCGGCCGATGTGGCGTCGATCAATGCGACGTCGGAAATGTCCGCCTCGGGCCGCGTCCGCGCCAATCCCCGCATGGTCGAGAATCGCCGCGCGGTGTCTTACGAGAACGACAGCCGCTATGCCGCGCCGGAGCCGGCCAATGAGCGGGCGCCGGCCGACGAGGCCCGCGATATCCTGTCCGGCCGCGGGCTTTATTGA
- a CDS encoding D-alanyl-D-alanine carboxypeptidase family protein — MAPTITALFPFPTALSRWRFLLTGLLAAGLLLSGAAYAANQSVQGARKAVEDGGYDTDAPTAILIEASSGSVLFEKNADELRQPSSMAKLMTAELVFSMVARGDIKLTDEYRVSENAWRKGGAPAGGATMFAALKSAVPVSDLLRGMIVQSGNDSGMILAEGISGSEKAFAEKMTARARELGLTKSNFVNSNGLPDPDNKMSVREMSRLTRHMIQTYPEFYKLYAEREFTWNKIRQTNRNPLLATLEGADGLVTGYTKEGGYGMAASAVQNGMRLIVAINGMDDPDDRVTEAKKLLEWGFKNFEARALFAANQPVGYAKVFGGDAGSVALASKEPVKVMVQKNGSDKLIARIVYNGPVRAPVEAGRPVGIIRVMRGSNVAVETPIYAAEAVGTGSLTQRAIDGASELAVGLFRAGVAKL, encoded by the coding sequence ATGGCACCGACCATCACCGCGCTTTTCCCGTTTCCGACTGCGCTCTCGCGCTGGCGCTTCCTGCTGACCGGCCTGCTTGCAGCCGGTCTGCTGTTGTCGGGGGCGGCCTATGCTGCGAATCAAAGCGTGCAGGGCGCCAGGAAGGCAGTGGAAGACGGCGGCTACGACACCGACGCGCCGACCGCGATCTTGATCGAGGCGAGTTCCGGCAGCGTGTTGTTCGAGAAGAACGCCGATGAACTGCGCCAGCCTTCCAGCATGGCCAAGTTGATGACCGCCGAGCTGGTGTTCAGCATGGTGGCGCGCGGCGACATCAAGCTGACCGACGAATACCGCGTCAGCGAGAACGCCTGGCGCAAGGGAGGCGCGCCGGCCGGCGGCGCGACCATGTTCGCCGCGCTGAAGAGCGCGGTGCCGGTCAGCGATCTCCTGCGCGGCATGATCGTGCAGAGCGGTAATGATTCCGGCATGATCCTGGCCGAAGGCATCAGCGGCAGCGAAAAGGCCTTTGCGGAGAAGATGACCGCGCGCGCGCGCGAGCTCGGCCTGACGAAGTCGAATTTCGTCAATTCCAACGGCCTGCCGGATCCCGACAACAAAATGTCGGTGCGCGAGATGAGCCGCCTGACGCGGCACATGATCCAGACCTATCCGGAATTCTACAAGCTCTACGCCGAGCGCGAATTCACCTGGAACAAGATCCGCCAGACCAACCGCAATCCGCTGCTTGCGACGCTGGAAGGCGCCGACGGGCTGGTCACCGGCTATACCAAGGAGGGCGGCTACGGCATGGCCGCCTCCGCGGTGCAGAACGGCATGCGGCTGATCGTGGCGATCAACGGCATGGACGATCCCGACGACCGCGTCACCGAAGCCAAGAAGCTGCTGGAGTGGGGGTTCAAGAACTTCGAGGCGCGCGCGCTGTTCGCGGCCAACCAGCCGGTCGGCTACGCCAAGGTGTTTGGCGGCGACGCCGGCTCGGTGGCGCTCGCCAGCAAGGAGCCGGTCAAGGTGATGGTGCAGAAGAACGGCAGCGACAAATTGATCGCGCGCATCGTCTATAATGGCCCGGTGCGAGCGCCGGTCGAGGCCGGCCGACCGGTCGGCATTATTCGCGTGATGCGCGGCTCCAATGTCGCGGTGGAGACGCCGATCTATGCCGCGGAGGCCGTCGGCACCGGCTCGCTGACGCAACGCGCGATCGACGGCGCCAGCGAATTGGCAGTCGGCCTGTTCCGCGCCGGCGTCGCGAAGCTGTGA
- the tmk gene encoding dTMP kinase, translating to MMDAQCAASRGRFISFEGGEGAGKSTQIRLLADRLDAAGIRAIVTREPGGSPGAEIIRHVVLSGMGKLLGAEAETLLFAAARDDHVHAVIEPALAQGVWVLCDRFSDSTRAYQGQLGSVPPALLNAMERVTIGGLKPDLTIILDVPVEIGMQRAAARRGQGTPDRFEAEGVLFHQQLREAFRLIAVNAPQRCVLIDANTDADIVAGKIWATLTERLLTQPETVSA from the coding sequence ATGATGGATGCCCAATGCGCCGCTTCGCGCGGCCGCTTCATCTCCTTCGAAGGCGGTGAAGGCGCCGGCAAGTCGACGCAGATCCGGCTGCTCGCCGACCGGCTCGACGCCGCCGGCATTCGCGCCATCGTCACCCGCGAGCCCGGCGGTTCGCCCGGTGCCGAAATCATCCGCCATGTCGTGCTGTCCGGCATGGGCAAGCTGCTCGGCGCCGAAGCCGAAACCCTGCTGTTTGCCGCCGCGCGCGACGACCATGTCCACGCCGTGATCGAGCCGGCGCTGGCGCAGGGCGTCTGGGTTTTGTGCGACCGCTTTTCGGATTCGACGCGCGCCTATCAGGGCCAGTTGGGCTCCGTCCCGCCTGCGCTGCTCAACGCCATGGAGCGCGTCACCATCGGCGGCCTCAAGCCGGACCTCACCATCATTCTCGACGTCCCCGTCGAGATCGGCATGCAACGCGCCGCCGCGCGCCGCGGGCAGGGCACCCCGGATCGCTTCGAGGCCGAGGGCGTGCTGTTTCACCAGCAGCTGCGCGAGGCGTTTCGACTGATCGCCGTCAACGCCCCGCAACGCTGCGTGCTGATCGATGCCAATACCGACGCCGACATCGTTGCCGGCAAAATCTGGGCGACGCTGACCGAGCGGCTGCTTACCCAACCCGAGACCGTATCCGCATGA
- a CDS encoding DNA polymerase III subunit delta' — protein MSAARTSEPQVAVPLPRETTALFGHHTAEQTLLDAYRGGRIPHAWLMSGAQGIGKATLAYRMARFVLANSDPLSAKVQAATTLEIDPLHPVTRQVASGAHGGLLVLERTVNEKGVMPTFVAVGEVRKTVPFFGSTAAVDGWRVCIVDTVDEMNANAANALLKVLEEPPQRSLFLLLSSSPARLLPTIQSRCRKLALRPLAIDDVVHAAALAGGMDQHDPLLEEAAQAAEGSVSRAINLLGGGALKLHQRTSALLDTLPHVDPRELHALGDALGGSDRAILAAFVDSVDRWVGEQMRSDGAHANANLPRLARLAEVWEKINRAARETESYNLERKPLVFSVFGLLAEAVR, from the coding sequence ATGAGCGCCGCCCGCACCAGTGAGCCGCAGGTGGCCGTGCCGCTGCCGCGCGAGACCACCGCTCTGTTCGGCCATCACACCGCCGAGCAGACGCTGCTGGATGCCTATCGCGGCGGGCGCATTCCGCATGCCTGGCTGATGTCCGGCGCGCAGGGCATCGGCAAGGCGACGCTGGCCTACCGGATGGCGCGCTTCGTGCTCGCAAATTCCGATCCGCTATCTGCCAAGGTGCAGGCGGCCACGACGCTTGAGATCGACCCGTTGCATCCGGTGACCCGCCAGGTCGCGTCCGGTGCCCATGGCGGGCTGCTGGTGCTGGAGCGCACCGTCAACGAGAAGGGCGTGATGCCGACCTTCGTCGCCGTCGGCGAGGTCCGCAAGACCGTGCCGTTCTTCGGCTCGACCGCGGCGGTCGATGGCTGGCGGGTGTGCATCGTCGATACCGTCGACGAGATGAACGCCAATGCCGCCAACGCGCTTTTGAAGGTGCTTGAGGAGCCGCCGCAGCGCTCGCTTTTCCTGCTGCTCTCCAGTTCGCCCGCGCGGCTGCTGCCGACCATCCAGTCGCGCTGCCGAAAGCTCGCGCTCCGGCCGCTGGCCATCGACGACGTCGTCCATGCCGCCGCGCTGGCCGGCGGGATGGACCAGCACGATCCTCTGCTGGAAGAGGCCGCACAGGCGGCCGAGGGGTCGGTGTCGCGGGCGATCAACCTGCTTGGCGGCGGCGCACTGAAACTGCACCAGCGCACTTCTGCCCTGCTCGATACGCTGCCGCATGTCGATCCGCGCGAACTGCACGCGCTGGGCGATGCGCTCGGCGGCAGCGACCGCGCGATCCTGGCGGCCTTCGTCGACAGCGTCGATCGCTGGGTCGGCGAGCAGATGCGGTCCGACGGCGCCCATGCCAACGCCAACCTGCCGCGTCTTGCGCGGCTGGCGGAGGTATGGGAAAAGATCAACCGTGCCGCGCGCGAGACCGAATCCTACAATCTCGAGCGAAAACCGCTGGTTTTCTCGGTGTTCGGGCTTCTCGCGGAAGCAGTGCGCTGA